In Silene latifolia isolate original U9 population chromosome 3, ASM4854445v1, whole genome shotgun sequence, a single window of DNA contains:
- the LOC141647293 gene encoding ribosome-inactivating protein saporin-7-like — translation MKSWLIVTITWTILQSSALLANAIALDLANPTQAGYSTFLTAIRTDVKDPKLNYGGTGIPVIGAPTATYLRIDLKVAAGTVSLALKRSDLYVVGLLAKNDKNVNRAYYFNGQITSAQLDKLFPEAKGAANQQKITEYQENYASLEKAAKATRKQAGLGIGKLVTYLNAVNGKARSVPAEAKFMMVAIQMVSEAARFKYIEQMVLNNFPNGFNPDDKVLILERNWDRISAAIKGSNKGVFVPPLVLGSPEVSTTWTVSKATELNMGLLKYLGNALLGSSSGDNYAEI, via the coding sequence ATGAAGTCCTGGCTAATAGTCACAATAACATGGACTATCCTTCAATCATCGGCTTTGTTAGCAAATGCAATCGCATTGGACCTTGCTAATCCCACCCAAGCTGGATACTCGACTTTTCTCACCGCTATTCGAACCGATGTTAAGGATCCGAAGCTCAACTACGGTGGTACTGGTATACCCGTAATAGGTGCACCCACTGCCACATATCTCAGGATTGACCTCAAAGTTGCTGCAGGAACTGTGTCTCTTGCCCTTAAACGCAGCGACTTGTATGTCGTTGGGCTACTGGCTAAGAACGATAAAAACGTAAATCGGGCTTATTATTTCAATGGTCAAATTACTTCGGCTCAATTAGACAAACTATTCCCGGAGGCAAAGGGTGCTGCAAATCAGCAAAAAATAACAGAGTACCAAGAAAATTATGCATCGCTTGAAAAGGCAGCCAAAGCGACTAGAAAACAAGCCGGgttagggattggaaaacttgTTACTTACCTTAATGCGGTAAATGGGAAGGCGCGTAGCGTACCAGCTGAAGCTAAGTTTATGATGGTTGCTATTCAAATGGTATCTGAGGCAGCGCGATTCAAGTATATCGAGCAGATGGTACTGAATAATTTTCCAAATGGGTTTAATCCTGATGATAAGGTTCTTATATTGGAGAGGAACTGGGACAGGATTTCGGCAGCAATTAAAGGTTCTAATAAGGGAGTATTTGTGCCACCCCTTGTCTTGGGGTCTCCGGAGGTATCGACCACTTGGACAGTGAGCAAAGCGACCGAACTGAATATGGGACTACTCAAGTATCTCGGAAATGCTCTTTTGGGGTCGTCTTCTGGGGATAATTATGCTGAAATTTGA
- the LOC141645959 gene encoding ribosome-inactivating protein saporin-4-like: MKSWLVVIITWTILQSSALLANAIALDLVTPTEAKYSTFLTSIRNNVKDPSLNYGATGIPVIGAPTSTYLRIDLTVSAGTVSLGLKRSDLYVVALLAKNDKNVFRAYYFDGQITSAQLDKLFTEAKGAKNQQKITEYAENYTSLEKAAKTTRKQAGLGIGKLVTYLTAVNGKARSVPAEAKFMMVAIQMVSEAARFKYIEQKVLDNFPNGFTPDDNVFILERNWNRVSEAIKASDKGVFPAPLKLENPDEGTTWTVTDATELHVGLLKYLGKALFEPSSEKNYAQV; the protein is encoded by the coding sequence ATGAAGTCTTGGCTAGTCGTCATAATAACATGGACAATCCTTCAATCATCGGCTTTGTTAGCAAATGCAATCGCATTGGATCTCGTAACTCCCACAGAAGCTAAATACTCGACATTTCTCACTAGTATTCGAAACAACGTGAAGGATCCGAGTCTAAACTACGGTGCCACGGGTATACCTGTAATAGGAGCACCCACAAGCACATATCTTAGGATCGATCTCACAGTTTCTGCAGGAACGGTCTCTCTTGGCCTTAAACGTAGCGATTTGTATGTCGTTGCTCTACTGGCTAAGAACGATAAAAATGTATTTCGGGCATATTACTTTGATGGCCAAATTACTTCGGCTCAATTAGACAAACTTTTCACAGAGGCAAAGGGTGCAAAAAATCAGCAAAAGATAACAGAGTACGCCGAAAATTACACATCACTTGAAAAAGCAGccaaaacaactagaaaacaagcTGGGTTAGGGATCGGCAAGCTTGTTACTTACCTTACAGCAGTAAATGGGAAGGCGCGTAGCGTACCAGCAGAAGCTAAGTTTATGATGGTTGCTATTCAAATGGTATCTGAGGCAGCGCGATTTAAGTATATCGAGCAGAAGGTACTTGATAATTTTCCGAATGGGTTTACTCCTGATGATAATGTTTTCATATTGGAGAGGAATTGGAATAGGGTTTCGGAAGCAATTAAAGCTTCCGATAAGGGAGTGTTTCCGGCACCTCTAAAATTGGAAAATCCGGACGAAGGGACCACTTGGACGGTGACCGATGCCACGGAGCTACATGTGGGACTCCTGAAGTATCTTGGAAAAGCTCTGTTCGAGCCGTCTTCTGAGAAAAATTATGCTCAAGTTTGA
- the LOC141645960 gene encoding ribosome-inactivating protein saporin-4-like, translating into MKDGLIVTVTWTILLSWALIANAIPLDLANPTEAKYSTFLTAIRNDVKDPKLNYGGTGIPVIGAPTATFLRIDLTVATGTVSLGLKRSDLYGVAYLAKNDRNVFRAYYFDGQITSAQLDKLFPEAKGTANQQKITEYDESYAALEKAAKMTRQQAGLGIAKLVTYLGAVNGKARNVQAEAKLIMVGVQMVSEAARSGYIQQAVLDNFPSGFRPDDNVIILERNWRRISEAIKASNKGVFTPPIVLGTPDLTTTWTVSNAAELNMGLLKYLGNALLESSSEEYYAEF; encoded by the coding sequence ATGAAGGATGGGCTAATCGTGACAGTAACATGGACCATCCTGCTGTCATGGGCTTTGATAGCGAATGCAATCCCATTGGATCTCGCTAATCCAACCGAAGCTAAATACTCGACTTTTCTCACCGCGATTCGAAACGATGTGAAGGATCCAAAGCTCAACTACGGTGGTACTGGAATACCCGTAATAGGTGCACCCACTGCCACATTTCTTAGGATCGATCTCACAGTTGCGACAGGAACAGTCTCACTTGGTCTAAAACGTAGCGACTTGTACGGGGTCGCATATCTTGCTAAGAACGATAGAAATGTATTTCGGGCATATTACTTTGATGGCCAAATTACTTCGGCTCAATTAGACAAACTATTCCCAGAGGCCAAGGGTACCGCAAATCAGCAAAAGATAACCGAGTATGACGAAAGTTATGCAGCACTAGAAAAGGCGGCTAAAATGACTAGACAACAAGCTGGGTTAGGGATTGCCAAACTTGTTACTTACCTTGGAGCGGTTAACGGGAAGGCGCGTAACGTACAAGCTGAAGCTAAGTTAATAATGGTTGGCGTTCAAATGGTGTCTGAGGCGGCGCGATCTGGGTACATCCAACAGGCGGTTCTTGATAATTTTCCAAGTGGGTTTCGCCCTGATGATAATGTTATTATATTGGAGAGGAATTGGAGAAGGATTTCAGAAGCGATAAAAGCTTCTAATAAGGGAGTGTTTACGCCACCCATTGTCTTAGGGACTCCGGATTTAACCACCACTTGGACTGTGAGCAATGCCGCGGAGCTCAACATGGGACTCCTCAAGTATCTCGGAAATGCTCTATTAGAGTCGTCTTCTGAGGAATATTATGCTGAATTTTGA